ggtgagctatccctttaagtggatGCAAAGTCAAACCCTCTATATCTGCAATAAACTGAAGCTATCCATTAAAAATACTTTGaaaaaatcatatttgtttTCGAAACACGAAAGTTTccacttttgtgttttgaaatgacacatatgaataatacaatatattgcaTGCAAAATGCCGTCTCGATCGCTGCTATTGAGCAGTGATCAGTGTAGAGCATCATCACACAGGTTAAGATAAATCATTTACAGATGCAGGGGATTGTTGGCAGCGAACGGGCTGACGTGTTCGTCCTTTGCCTGCTAAATCCTGTTTTCAGCGTTCACATGGACCAGCGCTATGCGGTCCAGATGTGACAGATGGGGAGTCTGATTTCCACACCAGCGCTAATTGACTCGTACGAGCTGCGTCTCGCTGCAGATTTAGAGTGGCTTAGCAACAAAATCTTAAGCCTTTCTGTGGCTTTTGGGCCACGAGCGTGTGGCTGTTTAAGAGAGTGTGCCGCCCATATGAGCAGCcgtacataaaaaaaacaatagagaaTATTCTTTGTTCATCGTGGTTATGGATGCCATAAACGTGCCAGATTTACAGTAGTCCTATTTCTATGGTAATTGTGCATCTTAGGCGATAGTATATGCCGTAGAGTAATACAGGAACCATTCTTTGTGTGTGAGTGAACGGACAATTGACTTTTTGACTATTTATAATCTCAGGACAGCAAACAAGTGGTTGAGTCGTATAAATCGGGCTTCGAGCCGCCGGGCGATGTGGAGTTCGATGACTACAGCGTGTCTATGAAGAGGGCGGTGTCAGAATCGAGCTTCTTAAACGCTCGAGGAGAGAACAGACGCCGGAGCAAGAGCAGACTGTGGCCTTTACTCAAGAGGAACAAGGTAAAACACCACCACCAGGAGAAGTtttgattaaatgcatttaacaatTTAGCATGAAactattttaaagggacagttcacccaaaaatgaaaattctgtcgtcatttactcaccttcgagctgttccaaatctgtataaatttctttgttctgatgaacacagagaaagatatttggggaGCACCATTGGgaacatttggaacaacttgaggaaacgaagacagaattttcatttttgggtgaactgttcctttaataggATTTTTGGTTTGGTCACACTGTTTTATAGCTGAACATTGGCTTTGTTCTTGAATGTTTTTCTCTCTTcatctcctctcttcctccattCCATTTCTCAATGTGGCTCCATCACACCCTCATCTGTAGCTTATGTCTTTGTTAGCATCACCCCGTCAGCCCCCTCCCCCTCCTCCCACCTCCCCGTCCCCCGAGGGCCTTCCGAACGGCCCCCAGTCCCCTCAGCAGCCCAAGGAGCCACTGAGCCAACGCCTCAACGACTTCATGAGCACCAAACACAAAATGCACTGCCTGCGGAGCCTGAAGCGCGGGGTGAGTTCACAATCCTCCGTGTCACCTGTGTGTCTTTCCTACGGGTCGTTCTGATTGGACGACTCTGAAAACGAAAGCATCAACTCGGTTTGATTAAAAAGTCGCAAATTGTGCATTCGGGTTCTTGTGAAGGTGTTTGTCTTTTATTCACGCTTTTTGTCAGCGTCATCTTAAACATGTTTGTCTTAACAGCATCATAAATCTTTTCTTGTGTATTAACTGTGCTTTCTAACACATTTTTCTTGTCTTAACGTTCACAGCTTTCTCTAAAGCTGGTAAGTTTAATTTACTATTAAAATGTGCTATAAAAATCCTCAAAATACTGAAAACTTGTTGTAAAGCTGATCAAAAAAGAATACATAGTCTCACAATCTCTCAGCAGagacttttgtttatttgaatcTTTAGCCTATGCAGACGGACAACACACTGTTAAAACTTTGTGCCACGAATGCTGTGTTTTTAAGACGGCGCGTCAAGTTTGAAGTATTTCAGCATTGAAAATGCATTTATCTGCTGTTTTTTAACACACTTTTTCAGTATAAACAATTGCAGTACATTAATGTCTTCAATTGAAAGCCCTGTTCTCATTGCAGTATTTGATTTAATGCGGTTCATTATTGTCTACAGGGAACAGGCCAAGAGGACTACAGTCATCTCCCACCCGAACAGAGAAGAAAAAAACTTCAGGCCAAACTCAATGACATCAACAAGGACATCCAGAAAGAGATGGATCAGAGGTAAATCAATCCGTAGCTGCTGTGCTGGCAGTAGCATCAATCTTTCTGCCAAATATCAATGCACCTGACTGTACACGAATgcactttttttctttgtttatactGTTCTTGGCTTCAGTTATTGTCTTATTacagcaaattgtttaataaatgtcttattaaagggatacgttcactaaaaaatatgaaattctgtcatcatttatttgcctTTATGTCGTTCATTGCTTGTATGTGACTTTCTTATGTggagcacaaaataagataagaatactattttgagaaattgtccatacagtggaagtaaatggggtcaaccaacattttttgaaatatctatttgtgttctgcagaagaaagtcacgcaggtttgcaatgacatgaggtCGAGCAGACAgtgaaagaattttaattttgggtgaactatcccgttAAAGAAGTTTACATCACGTCTTAACCAGACGCAATGCCACAAAAGTGTCAGGCGGCTCTTTTTCACCCGAAGAGTTATATTTCTGTGTCATGCTGGGTAACCAcgtaacaccctagcaaccgctTGGAACATCTTGGTAACCACCTTTTCCCTTCAGGCCTCaaatacacaaatgaaacaGGGTCTATGTTACAAGATTTCTGATCTTGTGTGCATCTCTCTTCTTGTGCTTGCTGCAGGGATGCTTTGACTAAAATGAAAGATGTTTACATTAAGAATCCTCACTTAGGGGATCCAGACAGTATAGATCCACGGTTAGAGGAGATCACGCACAGCTTGGAAAAGTTGCAGCTTGAAGGGCAGAAATTTGAGGTAATCTGTCTGCTTACCACCGTTTCAGTTTTTTCATGATAAGATTTCAGAAGATTCGTAATgttttgagtgttttcttttgaaatatgaatatatgcatCAATGTTTAATGTAAGATGGTGTAGAATATTTAGTAGTTTTATCTCAAGGCCTCTGATGAGACTGTTTAGAGTAAATGAgtatgttgtttgtgtgttctcAGGGCTGGCTGACGGAAGTGGAGAGAAAGTTACTTGAAAAGGGATCCGAGCCTCAGAGACAGAGCGGACATTTTGACTCGCAGGGCAACACGCCTCTTACCAACAACTACGGTCAAAACCGTGAGAGGTACTTCAGTCCCTAGACAGCAGGGCCACAGAAGatgatgtaataaataagattaGGTTAAATGATTGACACTGTCATATCATATGAAAAGGTTTATTGTATTATGAAAATATGATGTACTTATGTCTCTTTTGAGTAAAGCGTCTACAAATCCCAAACAAGCGAATACTGTAtttacagccgcggaaaaaatgaagagaccattctaaattttaattgaattagcatttctagatgtattgtgggcATTCGTCCAGTGTCTGtaacataaagtcatccaacagcaatgtgaaagactgactaacatgacaagacacatgaaaactgtgataaaaatgaaacaaggttatcacataaaaaattatttaatacatgtacaaatattactgttgtattgcttaaaagtgattataccacggggctgttgaatgcttcattctgattggctgacgaacgttcgacgggtgtgcattatttttcagttaaacgcacacctatgaaggtgttccaggtctgctgaccgcattacagtcccatatcacttcgccaagtttagcctactgtccaccagtgaatatgtatttaacaacagacacagtgacaggcaaattccattgtctgagaagaaataactattaatatttatggacagcatgaacatttgaacaacaatggcgagagcactgtacaggactgttcagacgaaaaactaaagcatatatcaaaggtaaaggcaaactacatgacacaatcagcgggttaaagataaaacacgaagcacaaaaataacaacaacaacatgttaaattcgtctgtggaatgggtaaacgggacttaaaacacacagcaggaagctttctatgccactgagagaaccgcagctggcgcagaaacctccatgtcacttttttctcttaatacttttcttatacgacaggggtgttaaatacgacgaaaacaaatcaaatatagatacttgtcttttcactctcagtgaagcaaacgcgtgtgcatgtgcgctgtctgtcttcctctcgctctcggaaaactgcatatgcagctcaagcaacgccttcagatgagatgcgtaagaaattagtgctaccagcaagtgcattccgggacaaataccatacaaatgtcttgagataaaacatcgtaacaacgtcttgtggtatcggaacaacgtcttgtggtgttgtgaccgtggtataagcggaataattgactccggtccgttcaattatcgaaagttaatgcacacccgaggtgtaacggccactccgcttcgcgtcgtggccgcattaccacctcggggtgtgcattaactttcgataattgaacggcccgtcgtcaattattccttacatatgaacttgttttcttcgcAGTATTTGAGGCCTGaataaatacagagcatcttttctgttatttgacctgtttctccagttttccttTTCTGCAAATCAATGCacatagaaacaatatttcgtagaaatattgttagccgttcacagaatgaaacaaaaacgatcattgTCACACTATAAAacgtaaattcagaaaaactgaaaataattttgaaaaggTCTCTTCATGTTTTCGCCAGCTGAATGTTTTGACCATCGTTCTGAATTCGATCATTCGatgataaaaacacaattttctcagcttttttgttgttttctttatgaAACATAtcaacattcaaataaaaaatgaagcaatgaaaacatattttttggtCGTTTATTTAAAAGCAGAGGTTCTTTTATTAAACGTTTGCGTAATCATACAACAATGTATTCTGAGGaaagttttgtgaaaatgatcaaaaaataCTGGTGCTGACTGGCAACTTGCTGGCAGGGAAACCTTATACTGATAGTCCCTTAACCATCTTGTGTGTAATAGCCAAAATTCGGACAATAAATGTAGAATCTGACTGTAACGTCAAAGGTAATTTGGTCTGTTTTACGTATTGCATGTCTTCTGTACATAGTCCGGATGGCAGCTACACGGAAGACCACAGCGCCGAGACCGGCATGCAGTTCAAATCCCGCAGCACTGAGTTTGACGAAGAGTTTGATGATGAGGAACCTTTACCCACCATTGGAACCTGCAAGGCGCTTTATCCATTTGAAGGTAAAAGCACGAGCCAGATAATCTCTCTAAGGCCTAAAAGGCGGTTTCTGGGCTTCTGGATAATGTCGCTCGCCGTCTCTGTTTGTGTCTGTAGGCCAGAACGAGGGCACCATATCCATGGCCGAGGGAGAGATGCTGTACGTGATCGAGGAGGACAAGGGTGACGGCTGGACTCGTGTGCGCAGAAACGAGGACGAGGAAGGATACGTGCCCACATCCTACATCAAACTCTTTTTGGACGCCGGTGCCAAAGGTGCTATGACATACATATAATCCCACGTCACAGTGCttttactgtacatacagtacagcagACGAGACCGTGACATGTCATCGTACTCATTGAAAAGAGGAAGCAGACCACTTCCTGTTTTTATACCACGTAGCATATTGCACACTTCTggtctgtatttatattttgaatGATTTCGCCCTCAGATATGTTTTGGATTCATACGGGCATATTAGGCAATAAAGACACAGCTGCTGTGTCATTTTGATATCAGATGGAAATGGCTGGTTTACCAACATATCACGTTGATATGTAACATCACGCGAACATATTTAGCATATCCGTTTACTTCTGCAAGTAAACTTCTGTTGgtttattcatatttctttTTTACGTTATACAAGATGTTTTAAGACCTAAATAATAATGTCATGACAGAGAAAGCAATGACTTTGAAACTCTGGCAATAAGAAATATTTCCTGCCCTGCGACGTGGCCTCAAAACTACACATTAGTTCGTTTTTAactgtcattttttttaagacACTAACAGAATTTTTTGCATGAGAGATGACTAGAATAATAATTTCTCAGGTACATTTACTTTACCGTAAACGCTCGTACCTCATGAATATCTGGGATTTTCTTTCCCCCACAGCGAATCGCCTCCGGGTTGAAGGCGTATCAGTAAagacaaactgtaaaaatgattgcaTGTATCTATGAGACTTTCTCTAGCTTTGCAGTGACCGCTGTACAAACATCAAGTTTTGAAGTCAAAAATACAGTTATGAGCCTCTCTGTGTAGTTACGCAATGAAATAAAGTGCTTGCATGTTATTCGTACATTGACCAGCATGAAACACTAACAGAACATGAAGTTCTGTGTCTAAATAGAGATTTCTAGGACAGAAAATCACATTGCAGTGTTTGATAGGAATACATGCATGCTTGAAAAACAGTCAGGCTTTTACTCgctgtatcattttttgttcatgAGCTTTATCTGCAGCTGTGACATACGCATCAGTTGCTTAATAGTGCTGCGAGTTAAATACAAAGAGTTTTGTATAGTTTTTATGGTCCCTGTCTTTAATTCCCACGAGCGTTGTGGGTTTATTCTCTCTTCAGTGCTTTTACTGAACGTTTTTAACCCATACTGTACTTTCATTGTCTGTGAATCTGGTCTGTTATCAACGAATGTCATAGAATTCAAGTCAAATGCAACCCGTCTAACACGTCTTGTGTgatgttttctttctgtttttttctttgcttttcgtttctgttttctttcttgCAGATCCCTAAAAGTGTTTGGCTGGCACAGGAGTGGCAGGGCAAGCGTCCTTGCGTCAAACATCTTCCTCTTGTTACTGTAGTCAGAGAAATGGCTTATGGGGGACGGGAGATTCCCATTTTAACACGAACCCTCTCCTCCGCCGAAAAAACGAATCCTGACTTTTTCATGCCTAGCGTGCTGATTATTTGCAAACGCTTGCTTCTCGTATGGACCTAGAATATTTAGCCTCGTGCCGTGGCCGCTTGCTGTCGGaccagagcccttaggtttgtGCGCAGAGGTACAGATCAAGTGCCATGTACATGTTTTGTTGTTGCCTGGCTTTGCTTCGGAGCCCCGAGGAGTTTCCTCGTGAAGACTTTAGGTTTCATAAATATTCGTCAGTGCGGACTGTTCAGTTCTGTGAAATCCTAAAGCTTTGGAAATGTGGGGGACTCGTTTGATACGCATTAGGCTCGCTTTACTTTGTTCAGTTAATGGAGCGCTTGCAAGGCAGTGATGTTCTGAAATTTTAGAAGACATCATCATCTTCGCAGTCATAAAGACTTCCTGATCCGTGCGGTTTTTCCCCCTGCGTACAAAAAGTACGTCATCAACCAGGAGGTCTTTTTTATAGCAAAAAGCCAAAATTGTGggctttttttaatataatcaaTCAGACACCTTGGCAACCCCATAGTAACACCCTAGCATCATGGCGGTGACTTCTGAATGATGCGTTTCtattaaaagtcatttttgtcaacttttaggAGTACACTGACATACGTAGATGTCCCAAAAACTATAAaagtctgttttttattttatttatgcagaCCAACCGTTcagaattcaaaataaaacgcaACAATGATATCGATGGTATTTTTTGCGTAATTATTTTTCTccctgtatactgtatatatatatatatatactttcaACACTGCTTTTCCTGCCTCGCAAGCACTGGTTTCTCCATCaggaaatgtaaatgtagttgtAGTATTCTAATGAATGCATATATTCCCCCGTCATCTGGTGTGAGTGTTCTGTGAGGTGCTGTTGTAGATGAATAGTTCTTCATGGCAGGTGAAGCGGTAAGCATCTTCTCTCACTCTTTCCTCCCGGGGAAGAAAGAACTGTCacctcgctcgctcgctcgctcactcataCACACTTTCTTTCTGCGATGTGTGCACACGCCACAGCCGCACCCTACACTCTCACGCCTTCTCTTCTGTTGTCTCACTTTCTGTTCTAGACTTTCTCAGACGTATTCTCTATTTCTGCTCTCGCATCTTTCCTGTTTTACCACGGCTCTATTCAGATGGGACTAGCTTTCAtgtttaaattcacattttacagACTTTTTAATCATGTCTGTGGCCAGTAACTCGGATCTCAGTAGGGAATGCCTGTGATTGCAGTATATATTCTATAcctttttttattctttgtattgacttttatcaaatactgtaaatataggTCAATTTGGCATTATAGTGGCATCGTTCA
Above is a genomic segment from Triplophysa rosa linkage group LG17, Trosa_1v2, whole genome shotgun sequence containing:
- the fnbp1a gene encoding formin-binding protein 1a isoform X3 — translated: MHSNRGLSRRNCLETMNCSWGTELWDQFDNLEKHTQWGIEFLERYTKFVKERSEIELSYAKQMRNLSKKYQLKKNSKEEDEFKYTSCRAFLMTLNELNDYAGQHEVIAENLSSQIIAELTRYIQELKAERKSHFHDGRRAQQHIENSWKQLESSKRRFERDCKEADRAQHYFDKMDADINVTKADVEKAKQQAQMRHQIAEDSKNEYLTYLQKFNKDQHEHYYTLIPHIFQRIQEMEERRVGRVRESMRVYCEVERKVLPIVSKCLDGMTTAAESIEPKMDSKQVVESYKSGFEPPGDVEFDDYSVSMKRAVSESSFLNARGENRRRSKSRLWPLLKRNKLMSLLASPRQPPPPPPTSPSPEGLPNGPQSPQQPKEPLSQRLNDFMSTKHKMHCLRSLKRGLSLKLGTGQEDYSHLPPEQRRKKLQAKLNDINKDIQKEMDQRDALTKMKDVYIKNPHLGDPDSIDPRLEEITHSLEKLQLEGQKFEGWLTEVERKLLEKGSEPQRQSGHFDSQGNTPLTNNYGQNRESPDGSYTEDHSAETGMQFKSRSTEFDEEFDDEEPLPTIGTCKALYPFEGQNEGTISMAEGEMLYVIEEDKGDGWTRVRRNEDEEGYVPTSYIKLFLDAGAKGAMTYI
- the fnbp1a gene encoding formin-binding protein 1a isoform X1; amino-acid sequence: MHSNRGLSRRNCLETMNCSWGTELWDQFDNLEKHTQWGIEFLERYTKFVKERSEIELSYAKQMRNLSKKYQLKKNSKEEDEFKYTSCRAFLMTLNELNDYAGQHEVIAENLSSQIIAELTRYIQELKAERKSHFHDGRRAQQHIENSWKQLESSKRRFERDCKEADRAQHYFDKMDADINVTKADVEKRCSLKAKQQAQMRHQIAEDSKNEYLTYLQKFNKDQHEHYYTLIPHIFQRIQEMEERRVGRVRESMRVYCEVERKVLPIVSKCLDGMTTAAESIEPKMDSKQVVESYKSGFEPPGDVEFDDYSVSMKRAVSESSFLNARGENRRRSKSRLWPLLKRNKLMSLLASPRQPPPPPPTSPSPEGLPNGPQSPQQPKEPLSQRLNDFMSTKHKMHCLRSLKRGLSLKLGTGQEDYSHLPPEQRRKKLQAKLNDINKDIQKEMDQRDALTKMKDVYIKNPHLGDPDSIDPRLEEITHSLEKLQLEGQKFEGWLTEVERKLLEKGSEPQRQSGHFDSQGNTPLTNNYGQNRESPDGSYTEDHSAETGMQFKSRSTEFDEEFDDEEPLPTIGTCKALYPFEGQNEGTISMAEGEMLYVIEEDKGDGWTRVRRNEDEEGYVPTSYIKLFLDAGAKGAMTYI
- the fnbp1a gene encoding formin-binding protein 1a isoform X2 — its product is MHSNRGLSRRNCLETMNCSWGTELWDQFDNLEKHTQWGIEFLERYTKFVKERSEIELSYAKQMRNLSKKYQLKKNSKEEDEFKYTSCRAFLMTLNELNDYAGQHEVIAENLSSQIIAELTRYIQELKAERKSHFHDGRRAQQHIENSWKQLESSKRRFERDCKEADRAQHYFDKMDADINVTKADVEKRCSLKAKQQAQMRHQIAEDSKNEYLTYLQKFNKDQHEHYYTLIPHIFQRIQEMEERRVGRVRESMRVYCEVERKVLPIVSKCLDGMTTAAESIEPKMDSKQVVESYKSGFEPPGDVEFDDYSVSMKRAVSESSFLNARGENRRRSKSRLWPLLKRNKLMSLLASPRQPPPPPPTSPSPEGLPNGPQSPQQPKEPLSQRLNDFMSTKHKMHCLRSLKRGLSLKLGTGQEDYSHLPPEQRRKKLQAKLNDINKDIQKEMDQRDALTKMKDVYIKNPHLGDPDSIDPRLEEITHSLEKLQLEGQKFEGWLTEVERKLLEKGSEPQRQSGHFDSQGNTPLTNNYGQNRESPDGSYTEDHSAETGMQFKSRSTEFDEEFDDEEPLPTIGTCKALYPFEGQNEGTISMAEGEMLYVIEEDKGDGWTRVRRNEDEEGYVPTSYIKLFLDAGAKDP
- the fnbp1a gene encoding formin-binding protein 1a isoform X4, with protein sequence MHSNRGLSRRNCLETMNCSWGTELWDQFDNLEKHTQWGIEFLERYTKFVKERSEIELSYAKQMRNLSKKYQLKKNSKEEDEFKYTSCRAFLMTLNELNDYAGQHEVIAENLSSQIIAELTRYIQELKAERKSHFHDGRRAQQHIENSWKQLESSKRRFERDCKEADRAQHYFDKMDADINVTKADVEKRCSLKAKQQAQMRHQIAEDSKNEYLTYLQKFNKDQHEHYYTLIPHIFQRIQEMEERRVGRVRESMRVYCEVERKVLPIVSKCLDGMTTAAESIEPKMDSKQVVESYKSGFEPPGDVEFDDYSVSMKRAVSESSFLNARGENRRRSKSRLWPLLKRNKLSLKLGTGQEDYSHLPPEQRRKKLQAKLNDINKDIQKEMDQRDALTKMKDVYIKNPHLGDPDSIDPRLEEITHSLEKLQLEGQKFEGWLTEVERKLLEKGSEPQRQSGHFDSQGNTPLTNNYGQNRESPDGSYTEDHSAETGMQFKSRSTEFDEEFDDEEPLPTIGTCKALYPFEGQNEGTISMAEGEMLYVIEEDKGDGWTRVRRNEDEEGYVPTSYIKLFLDAGAKGAMTYI